In one Desulfoferula mesophila genomic region, the following are encoded:
- the purB gene encoding adenylosuccinate lyase, with protein MIARYTLPEMGRIWTDENRYAKWLAVELAACRAWNKLGRIPDEALGEIEAKAAFEVARVEEIEAETRHDVIAFLTNVAEYVGPSSRYIHLGLTSSDVLDTAYALLIKESGELLLAAMDRLLAALKTRALEHKYTIQMGRSHGIHAEPVTFGLKLVGFYAEFARDRQRLEQAIRAAARGKISGAVGTYANVTPEVEKMVMDELGLAPAVASTQVVARDGLAEYFCTLAIIGGSIERLAVEIRHLQRTEVLEAEEAFAKGQKGSSAMPHKRNPIGSENLSGQVRLLRGYALASLENMALWHERDISHSSVERTIGPDADILTHYSLHRMAGMIERLTVYPDNMLRNLNLTGGLIHSQQVLLALAQSGLSREDAYRLVQKHAMATWADGGSFRERLENDPEVIQGLGDKASEILDGLFDPQAHLKQVDFIFQQILGRD; from the coding sequence ATGATCGCACGTTACACCCTGCCCGAGATGGGCCGCATATGGACCGACGAGAACCGCTACGCCAAGTGGCTGGCGGTGGAACTGGCCGCCTGCCGGGCCTGGAACAAGCTGGGACGCATCCCCGACGAGGCCCTGGGCGAGATCGAGGCCAAGGCCGCCTTCGAGGTGGCGCGGGTGGAGGAGATCGAGGCCGAAACCCGCCACGACGTCATCGCCTTTTTAACCAACGTGGCCGAGTACGTGGGCCCCTCCAGCCGCTACATCCATCTGGGGCTCACCTCCAGCGATGTGTTGGACACCGCCTACGCCCTTTTGATCAAGGAATCCGGCGAGCTGCTCCTGGCCGCCATGGACCGGCTGCTGGCCGCGCTCAAGACCAGGGCCCTGGAGCACAAATACACCATCCAGATGGGCCGCTCCCACGGCATCCACGCCGAGCCGGTGACTTTCGGGCTCAAGCTGGTGGGCTTTTACGCCGAGTTCGCCCGCGACCGCCAGCGCCTGGAGCAGGCCATCAGGGCGGCGGCCCGGGGCAAGATCAGCGGGGCGGTGGGCACCTACGCCAACGTGACCCCCGAGGTGGAAAAGATGGTCATGGACGAGCTGGGGCTCGCCCCGGCGGTGGCTTCCACCCAGGTGGTGGCCCGCGACGGCCTGGCCGAATATTTCTGCACCCTGGCCATCATCGGCGGGAGCATCGAGCGCCTGGCCGTGGAGATCCGCCACTTGCAGCGCACCGAGGTGTTGGAGGCCGAGGAGGCCTTTGCCAAGGGCCAGAAGGGCTCCAGCGCCATGCCCCACAAGCGCAACCCCATCGGCAGCGAGAACCTCTCTGGCCAGGTGCGCCTGCTCAGGGGCTACGCCCTGGCCTCGCTGGAAAACATGGCCCTGTGGCACGAGCGCGACATCAGCCACTCCTCGGTGGAGCGCACCATCGGCCCGGACGCCGACATTTTGACCCACTACAGCCTGCACCGCATGGCGGGCATGATCGAGCGCCTGACCGTGTACCCCGACAACATGCTGCGCAACCTGAACCTCACCGGCGGGTTGATCCACTCCCAGCAGGTGCTGCTGGCCCTGGCCCAGAGCGGGCTGAGCCGCGAGGACGCCTACCGCCTGGTGCAAAAGCACGCCATGGCCACCTGGGCCGATGGCGGCAGCTTCCGCGAGCGGCTGGAAAACGACCCCGAGGTGATCCAGGGACTGGGCGACAAGGCCTCCGAGATACTGGACGGCTTGTTCGATCCGCAGGCCCACTTGAAGCAGGTGGACTTTATTTTTCAGCAAATCCTGGGTAGGGACTAG